One genomic segment of Oxalobacteraceae sp. CFBP 8761 includes these proteins:
- a CDS encoding TonB-dependent receptor, protein MSHFTCKRTPPTLALMLAFGAPLAVHAQTTTGRMATDPDSVPTVVVSASALGVVHDDMITPVTSLGGAELVRARESTLGETLAHQPGITSSHFGAGASRPVIRGMDGPRVKILSDGAEIQDASTISPDHAVAFEPVLAERIEVLRGPSALAYGGGAVGGVVNIMDRKVPTVMPENGLEGSAEIRANSAAREKTGAFEFTTAAGSNVALHLEGVKRDAGDYRVGKDWVDGRRVLGSYKEGETGTVGLSWIGKNGYLGAAFTKERTEYGIPGHNHEFEGCHPHGVQLHCGGHEEEEGHDHDEEGHGDENEHEHEHSDVPVVKLDSERWDVRGEYRNPVTGIERVRMRASFTEYVHDELEENVVSTSFRNKGIDARLEAVHAPIAGVRGVFGLQTTRRDFSALGEEAYVPPTLTKKHAAFLTEEYKLQDWRFEAGLRHEWQDIEVDAPGLLNTDARGTSASVGAVWKLTPGYSLGTSLSRSHRLPTAEELYADGAHLATSTYEIGNQDLDKETSNNVDLTLRKFDGDTTFSVSAFRNKVDNYIYARTLDSQDGFQLVQYTQRDALFTGVEGEIRQKLSSNLSATVFGDYVRARFDGGDGSRNLPRIPASRIGVKFDGDWNGWHGMVELYRVGKQDKLAEYETETGGYNMLNVGTHYSTRIGGVPTQFYARLNNLTDELAFSHTSFIKNAAPLTGRNITAGIRVMF, encoded by the coding sequence ATGTCGCATTTCACCTGCAAGCGCACGCCACCCACTCTGGCGCTGATGCTGGCCTTCGGCGCGCCGCTGGCTGTCCATGCCCAGACGACGACGGGCCGCATGGCGACCGATCCGGACAGCGTGCCGACCGTGGTGGTGTCGGCCAGCGCGCTGGGCGTGGTGCACGACGACATGATCACGCCGGTGACGTCGCTCGGCGGCGCTGAACTGGTGCGCGCACGCGAATCGACGCTGGGCGAAACGCTGGCCCACCAGCCGGGCATCACGTCGAGCCACTTCGGCGCCGGCGCCAGCCGCCCGGTGATCCGCGGCATGGATGGCCCGCGCGTGAAAATCCTGTCGGACGGCGCGGAGATCCAGGATGCCTCGACCATCAGCCCCGATCACGCTGTCGCCTTCGAACCTGTGCTGGCAGAACGCATCGAAGTGCTGCGCGGCCCGTCGGCGCTGGCCTACGGTGGTGGCGCGGTGGGCGGCGTCGTCAACATCATGGACCGCAAGGTGCCGACCGTGATGCCGGAAAACGGCCTGGAAGGCAGTGCCGAAATCCGCGCCAATTCGGCCGCGCGCGAAAAGACGGGCGCGTTCGAATTCACCACGGCCGCCGGCAGCAACGTCGCGCTGCACCTGGAAGGCGTCAAGCGCGATGCGGGCGACTACCGCGTCGGCAAGGACTGGGTCGACGGCCGCCGCGTGCTGGGCAGCTACAAGGAAGGCGAGACCGGCACCGTCGGTCTGTCGTGGATCGGCAAGAACGGCTATCTCGGCGCCGCCTTCACGAAAGAGCGCACCGAATACGGCATCCCTGGCCATAACCACGAATTCGAAGGCTGCCATCCGCATGGTGTCCAGCTGCACTGCGGCGGCCATGAAGAAGAAGAGGGCCATGACCACGACGAAGAAGGGCATGGTGACGAAAATGAGCATGAACACGAGCACAGTGACGTGCCGGTTGTGAAACTCGACAGCGAGCGCTGGGACGTGCGCGGCGAGTACCGCAATCCGGTGACCGGCATCGAGCGTGTGCGCATGCGCGCCTCGTTCACCGAGTACGTTCACGACGAGCTGGAAGAGAACGTGGTCTCGACCTCGTTCCGCAACAAGGGCATCGATGCCCGCCTTGAGGCGGTGCACGCACCGATTGCCGGCGTGCGCGGCGTGTTCGGCCTGCAGACCACGCGCCGCGATTTCTCGGCGCTGGGCGAGGAAGCGTACGTGCCGCCGACCCTCACCAAAAAGCATGCGGCTTTCCTGACCGAGGAATACAAGCTGCAGGACTGGCGCTTCGAGGCTGGCCTGCGCCACGAGTGGCAGGATATCGAGGTCGATGCACCGGGCCTGCTGAACACCGATGCCCGCGGCACGTCGGCATCGGTCGGCGCGGTGTGGAAGCTCACGCCGGGCTATTCGCTGGGCACGTCGCTCTCGCGCAGCCATCGCCTGCCGACCGCCGAGGAACTGTATGCGGACGGCGCCCACCTGGCCACGTCCACCTACGAGATCGGTAACCAGGACCTGGACAAGGAAACCTCGAACAACGTCGACCTCACGCTGCGCAAGTTTGACGGCGACACGACGTTCTCGGTGAGCGCGTTCCGCAACAAGGTCGACAACTACATCTATGCGCGCACGCTGGATAGCCAGGACGGCTTCCAGCTGGTGCAGTACACGCAGCGCGACGCGCTGTTCACCGGCGTGGAAGGCGAAATCCGCCAGAAGCTGTCGTCCAACCTGAGTGCCACGGTGTTCGGCGACTACGTGCGCGCCCGCTTCGATGGTGGCGACGGCAGCCGCAACCTGCCGCGTATCCCGGCCAGCCGCATCGGCGTGAAGTTCGATGGCGACTGGAACGGCTGGCACGGCATGGTGGAGTTGTACCGTGTCGGCAAGCAGGACAAGCTGGCCGAGTACGAGACCGAAACGGGCGGCTACAACATGCTCAATGTCGGCACCCACTACTCGACCCGCATCGGCGGCGTGCCGACGCAGTTCTATGCACGCCTGAACAACCTGACCGACGAGCTGGCGTTCAGCCACACGTCGTTCATCAAGAATGCGGCGCCGCTGACCGGCCGCAATATCACGGCAGGGATTCGCGTGATGTTCTGA
- a CDS encoding nucleotidyltransferase family protein → MPPRDSSTLTGILLAAGRGRRFDPAGVRNKLLQRLPGGDFVVVASARTLLAVLPRVVAVVPPRDGGVADALRALGCTVTVCADADSGMGLSLAHAIRHAPLPAQGAGGWLVALGDMPFVTEATLQALVHAVDDGAGIAAPLFDGRRGNPVAFGAIHHAALLALDGDQGARRLLTSSPVTTIAVPDPGILRDIDTQGDLPD, encoded by the coding sequence GTGCCGCCGCGCGACAGCAGTACGCTCACCGGCATCCTGCTGGCCGCAGGGCGCGGCCGGCGTTTCGATCCGGCCGGCGTGCGCAACAAGCTGCTCCAGCGTTTGCCGGGCGGCGACTTCGTCGTCGTGGCCAGTGCGCGCACATTGCTGGCGGTGCTGCCGCGCGTGGTGGCGGTGGTGCCACCACGCGATGGTGGCGTGGCCGATGCGCTGCGCGCGCTGGGCTGCACCGTTACGGTGTGCGCGGATGCCGACAGCGGCATGGGCCTGTCGCTGGCGCATGCGATCCGCCATGCGCCGCTCCCTGCGCAGGGCGCTGGCGGCTGGCTGGTGGCGCTGGGCGACATGCCGTTCGTGACTGAAGCCACGCTGCAGGCGCTGGTCCATGCGGTTGACGATGGCGCCGGGATCGCGGCGCCGCTGTTCGATGGTCGCCGTGGCAATCCGGTCGCGTTTGGCGCGATCCATCACGCCGCCTTGCTGGCGCTGGACGGCGACCAGGGTGCGCGCCGCCTGCTCACGAGCAGCCCGGTGACCACGATCGCCGTGCCCGACCCCGGCATCCTGCGCGACATCGATACCCAGGGCGATCTGCCTGACTGA
- a CDS encoding transcriptional repressor produces the protein MQRNTRQKSAILHAIEHARRPLSPQEILAEASQAVSQIGMATIYRNLKSLVDDGALKVVTLPGDGARYESTSVAEHHHHHFQCTNCQRVFDVHACPGDIDHMAPKGFSVERHELTLYGRCADCINA, from the coding sequence ATGCAACGCAATACACGCCAAAAATCAGCCATCCTGCACGCGATCGAGCATGCACGCCGCCCACTGTCGCCACAAGAGATCCTGGCCGAAGCCAGCCAGGCCGTCAGCCAGATCGGCATGGCCACGATCTACCGCAACCTCAAGTCGCTGGTGGACGACGGCGCGCTGAAGGTCGTCACACTGCCGGGCGACGGCGCCCGCTACGAATCGACCAGCGTGGCCGAGCACCACCATCACCACTTCCAGTGCACCAACTGCCAGCGCGTGTTCGACGTGCACGCGTGCCCGGGCGACATCGACCACATGGCCCCGAAAGGCTTCAGCGTCGAGCGCCACGAACTCACGCTGTACGGCCGCTGCGCCGATTGCATCAACGCCTGA
- a CDS encoding lipocalin family protein, producing the protein MFAKPSFLAACATLALSGLCAGSALAADAAKPLQPIESLAVPRYMGVWYEIAKFPNEFQKKCVGDTSATYNLDKDGRVKVINRCRTADGKIDTAEGVARQPGAATSPKLEVRFAPAILSFIPMVWGDYWVIDLDNKYQLSAVSEPKREYLWILSRTPQVAPAEYNALLARLKAQGLDTSKLVLTPHTAAPQSGQ; encoded by the coding sequence ATGTTTGCCAAGCCATCGTTCCTTGCCGCGTGCGCCACGCTCGCCCTGTCTGGCCTCTGCGCCGGATCGGCATTGGCTGCTGACGCCGCCAAGCCATTGCAGCCGATCGAATCGCTCGCGGTGCCCCGCTACATGGGCGTCTGGTACGAAATTGCCAAGTTCCCCAACGAATTCCAGAAGAAATGCGTGGGCGACACCAGCGCCACCTACAACCTCGACAAGGACGGCCGGGTCAAGGTCATCAACCGCTGCCGCACAGCGGACGGCAAGATCGATACCGCCGAAGGCGTCGCGCGCCAGCCGGGCGCTGCCACGTCGCCCAAGCTCGAGGTGCGCTTCGCACCGGCCATCCTGTCCTTCATCCCGATGGTGTGGGGCGATTACTGGGTGATCGATCTGGACAACAAGTACCAGCTGTCCGCAGTCAGTGAGCCCAAGCGCGAATACCTGTGGATCCTGTCGCGCACGCCCCAGGTCGCCCCAGCCGAATACAACGCCCTGCTGGCACGCCTGAAGGCGCAGGGCCTGGACACCTCGAAACTCGTGCTCACGCCGCATACGGCGGCGCCGCAATCCGGGCAGTAA
- a CDS encoding DsbC family protein, with product MLKMKIAVLLATGLLASCVDAQTNVESTIKKALEPRLSGAKIESVKETPYSGLYEVRVAGDILYTDKKGEYLVIGQVYDVKSSRNLTRERIDEVNKIKFSDLPLEMALKQVKGNGKRVIAVFEDPNCGYCKRLRQTTLKDIDNVTIYTFMYNILSEDSSVKSKNIWCASDRNKAWDDWMIAGKVPPATPAACESPNEKVLALGQKLRITGTPAIFFADGSRIPGAIDLKALEGKFDSLEGKAGK from the coding sequence ATGCTTAAAATGAAGATCGCCGTCCTGCTGGCGACTGGCCTTCTCGCATCGTGCGTCGATGCGCAGACCAACGTCGAATCGACCATCAAGAAGGCGCTCGAGCCACGCCTGAGCGGCGCGAAGATCGAGTCGGTCAAGGAAACCCCGTATTCGGGCCTGTACGAAGTGCGCGTCGCGGGCGATATCCTGTACACCGACAAGAAGGGCGAGTACCTCGTCATCGGCCAGGTGTACGACGTGAAAAGCTCGCGCAACCTGACGCGCGAACGCATCGATGAAGTCAACAAGATCAAGTTCTCCGACCTGCCGCTCGAGATGGCGCTCAAGCAGGTCAAGGGCAACGGCAAGCGCGTGATCGCAGTGTTCGAGGATCCGAACTGCGGCTACTGCAAGCGCCTGCGCCAGACCACGCTCAAGGACATCGACAACGTCACGATCTACACCTTTATGTACAACATCCTGTCCGAGGATTCGTCGGTGAAGTCGAAGAACATCTGGTGCGCGTCCGACCGCAACAAGGCCTGGGACGACTGGATGATCGCCGGTAAAGTACCGCCGGCCACGCCCGCCGCGTGCGAATCGCCGAACGAGAAGGTTCTCGCGCTGGGCCAGAAGCTGCGCATCACGGGCACGCCGGCGATCTTCTTCGCCGACGGCTCGCGCATTCCGGGCGCGATCGACCTCAAGGCGCTCGAAGGCAAGTTCGATTCGCTCGAAGGCAAGGCCGGGAAGTAA
- a CDS encoding MerC domain-containing protein — MNHPGKNALTKTALIKFGDIAGMTASVLCLLHCLTMPLVILAFPMLGLAHAHDTFHDTLIAAITLPVLLALVPGYLRHRDKTTLLIGCAGLALFLAAVFIVSPLLGEHAEAAVAVLSGFMLLYAHLRNRRFCKRCTTRTQHDGCHAAPAPCNVR; from the coding sequence ATGAACCACCCAGGCAAGAACGCTCTGACCAAAACTGCACTGATCAAATTCGGCGATATCGCTGGCATGACGGCATCCGTCCTGTGCCTGCTGCATTGCCTGACGATGCCGCTCGTGATCCTGGCGTTTCCGATGCTGGGGCTCGCGCACGCACACGACACCTTCCACGACACACTGATCGCAGCGATCACGCTGCCGGTGCTGCTGGCGCTGGTGCCCGGCTATCTGCGGCACCGTGACAAGACAACGCTGCTGATCGGCTGCGCGGGCCTGGCGCTGTTTCTGGCGGCAGTGTTCATCGTCAGCCCGCTGCTGGGCGAGCATGCCGAAGCAGCCGTCGCTGTCCTCAGCGGTTTCATGCTGCTCTACGCGCACCTGCGCAACCGCCGTTTCTGCAAGCGCTGCACGACGCGTACGCAGCATGACGGCTGCCACGCGGCGCCTGCGCCGTGCAATGTGCGTTAA
- a CDS encoding M61 family metallopeptidase has protein sequence MKKPSQKKQSAIFYTIVPRDLAGHLFNVTLTVANPDPDGQTFALPAWIPGSYMIREFARNIVRIRAEQAGAAVALTKLDKHTWRAAPCNGAGAGPLTLHYEVYAWDLSVRAAHLDQTHGFFNGTSVFLRVVGQEATAHQVDIQRPVDAAAKTWRVATSMKEAGAKRYGFGTYGAANYDELIDHPVEMGNFELATFEAHGIPHDIVITGRVPNLDMARLQADLKAICETQIAFFEPLTKRAPLERYVFMTMAVGDGYGGLEHRASTALICARADLPTTANQKTGEPGEGYLQFLGLCSHEYFHTWNVKRIKPAVFAPYDLQVENYTPLLWLFEGFTSYYDDLMLVRAGIIGETTYFKLQAKTVCGVLRGSGRLKQSVAESSFDAWSKYYRQDENSPNAIISYYTKGSLIALAFDLTIRAKTGGAKSLDDVMLALWERYGRDFYPGVGRGVTEHEVEALFDEVSGLKLRNLFERYVRGVEDLPLAKLYAPFGVKLVDERKTGKASLDAGIGRDPLGAKLTQVHEGGAAHLAGLSALDVVIAIDGLRVNGNPSNVDALLARYRVGDRVPVHAFRRDELMAFDVTLQGDRVPIITLSQAVAGRKPAALKRPSAV, from the coding sequence ATGAAAAAGCCATCGCAAAAAAAACAGAGCGCAATTTTCTACACCATCGTCCCGCGGGACCTGGCCGGTCACCTGTTCAACGTCACGCTGACGGTGGCAAATCCGGATCCTGACGGGCAGACCTTCGCCCTGCCGGCCTGGATCCCGGGCAGCTACATGATCCGCGAGTTCGCGCGCAATATCGTGCGCATCCGCGCCGAGCAGGCCGGGGCCGCGGTAGCACTGACAAAACTCGACAAGCACACGTGGCGCGCAGCACCATGCAACGGCGCTGGCGCCGGCCCGCTGACGCTGCACTACGAGGTGTATGCCTGGGACCTGTCGGTGCGCGCCGCGCACCTGGACCAGACCCATGGCTTCTTCAACGGCACCAGCGTGTTCCTGCGCGTGGTGGGGCAAGAGGCGACGGCGCACCAGGTCGACATCCAGCGGCCGGTCGATGCGGCCGCCAAAACATGGCGCGTGGCGACCTCGATGAAAGAAGCGGGCGCGAAGCGCTACGGCTTTGGCACCTACGGCGCGGCCAACTACGATGAGCTGATCGACCACCCGGTCGAGATGGGCAACTTCGAGCTCGCAACCTTCGAGGCGCACGGCATCCCGCACGACATCGTCATCACCGGCCGCGTGCCGAACCTGGACATGGCGCGCCTGCAGGCCGACTTGAAAGCCATCTGCGAAACCCAGATCGCGTTCTTCGAACCACTGACCAAACGCGCGCCGCTCGAGCGCTACGTGTTCATGACGATGGCCGTGGGCGACGGTTACGGCGGTCTGGAACACCGCGCTTCGACTGCGCTGATCTGCGCGCGCGCCGATCTGCCCACTACCGCAAACCAAAAAACCGGCGAGCCGGGCGAAGGCTATCTGCAGTTTTTGGGCCTGTGCAGCCACGAGTACTTCCATACCTGGAACGTCAAGCGCATCAAGCCAGCCGTGTTCGCGCCGTACGACCTGCAGGTCGAGAACTACACGCCGCTCCTGTGGTTGTTCGAGGGCTTCACCAGCTACTACGACGACCTGATGCTGGTGCGCGCCGGGATCATCGGCGAAACGACGTATTTCAAATTGCAGGCCAAGACGGTGTGCGGCGTGCTGCGCGGCAGCGGGCGCCTGAAGCAGAGCGTGGCCGAGTCGAGCTTCGACGCCTGGAGCAAGTACTACCGCCAGGACGAGAACTCGCCCAATGCGATCATCAGCTACTACACCAAGGGTTCGCTGATTGCGCTGGCGTTCGACCTGACGATCCGCGCCAAGACGGGCGGCGCAAAGTCGCTCGACGACGTGATGCTGGCGCTGTGGGAGCGTTACGGGCGCGACTTCTATCCGGGCGTCGGGCGCGGCGTGACCGAGCACGAAGTCGAAGCGCTGTTCGATGAAGTCAGCGGCCTGAAACTGAGGAACCTGTTCGAGCGCTATGTGCGCGGCGTCGAAGATCTGCCGCTGGCCAAGCTGTACGCGCCGTTCGGCGTCAAGCTGGTCGACGAACGCAAGACCGGCAAGGCGTCGCTCGACGCCGGCATCGGGCGCGATCCGCTGGGCGCCAAGCTCACGCAGGTGCACGAAGGCGGCGCCGCGCACCTCGCCGGCTTGTCAGCGCTCGACGTGGTCATCGCCATTGACGGACTGCGCGTGAACGGCAATCCGTCGAATGTCGATGCGCTGCTGGCGCGCTATCGCGTCGGCGACCGGGTGCCGGTGCACGCGTTCCGGCGCGATGAACTGATGGCGTTCGATGTCACGCTGCAGGGCGACCGGGTGCCGATCATCACGCTGTCGCAGGCAGTGGCAGGGCGCAAGCCGGCAGCGCTCAAGCGGCCGAGCGCCGTCTAG
- a CDS encoding amidohydrolase, translated as MSILTRIAAAACAPLLALSATSALAQPAAPLKNDVVTRVDAMYPWLDTIYKDLHAHPEIAFQEVRTAGKLAAEMRKLGFTVTEKVGKTGIVAVLKNGAGPTVLVRTDMDGLPMEEKTGLPYASRARATSEGRDSFVTHSCGHDIHMTSWLATARTLVELKGQWKGTLVFIGQPAEEIVSGAKAMLDDGLFKRFPKPDYAFALHSWPLAYGTIGYNDGPVSSNSDSLEITFKGRGGHGSAPDKTVDPIAIAARFVVDVQTVVSREKDPKEFGVVTIGSIQGGTVGNIIPDSVQVRGTIRSYSPQVRAKLLEGVRRVAEGSAAMAGAPKPEMLIGGGGQAIVNSTELVNKTEVVFKEAFGADKAHRMPAMTASEDFSLYANEGVPSMFFFTGVYDPKDVAAAEQAGGKPIAFNHSPFYAPVPEPSIKTSAQAMTLAMLNVLGK; from the coding sequence ATGTCGATCCTGACCCGCATCGCCGCCGCAGCCTGTGCGCCGCTCCTGGCACTGTCCGCAACCTCCGCCCTGGCCCAACCGGCCGCGCCGCTCAAGAACGATGTCGTCACGCGCGTGGACGCCATGTATCCGTGGCTCGACACGATCTACAAGGACTTGCACGCGCATCCCGAGATCGCCTTCCAGGAAGTGCGTACCGCCGGCAAGCTGGCCGCCGAGATGCGCAAACTCGGCTTCACCGTCACCGAGAAGGTCGGCAAGACCGGCATCGTCGCGGTGCTCAAGAACGGCGCCGGCCCCACGGTCCTGGTGCGCACCGACATGGATGGCTTGCCGATGGAAGAAAAAACCGGCTTGCCGTACGCCAGCCGCGCCCGCGCCACCAGCGAAGGTCGCGACAGTTTCGTGACGCACAGCTGTGGCCACGACATCCACATGACCAGCTGGCTCGCCACCGCGCGCACGCTGGTCGAACTGAAAGGACAGTGGAAGGGCACGCTCGTGTTCATCGGCCAGCCGGCTGAAGAGATCGTGTCCGGTGCCAAGGCGATGCTGGACGACGGCCTGTTCAAGCGCTTCCCGAAACCGGATTACGCATTCGCGCTGCATTCGTGGCCGCTGGCGTATGGCACGATCGGCTACAACGACGGCCCGGTGTCATCCAATTCCGATTCGCTCGAGATCACCTTCAAGGGCCGTGGCGGCCATGGTTCGGCGCCCGACAAGACCGTCGATCCGATCGCGATCGCGGCGCGCTTTGTCGTCGATGTGCAGACGGTCGTCAGCCGCGAGAAAGACCCGAAGGAATTCGGCGTCGTCACGATCGGTTCGATCCAGGGCGGCACGGTGGGCAACATCATCCCCGACAGCGTGCAGGTGCGCGGCACCATCCGCTCATACAGCCCGCAGGTACGGGCCAAGCTGCTCGAGGGCGTGCGCCGTGTGGCGGAAGGGTCGGCCGCAATGGCCGGCGCACCGAAGCCCGAGATGCTGATCGGCGGTGGCGGTCAGGCGATCGTCAACAGCACGGAGCTGGTCAACAAGACTGAAGTGGTGTTCAAGGAAGCGTTCGGCGCCGACAAGGCCCATCGCATGCCGGCCATGACGGCCAGCGAAGACTTTTCGCTGTACGCGAACGAAGGCGTGCCGTCGATGTTCTTCTTTACCGGCGTGTATGACCCGAAGGATGTCGCCGCAGCCGAACAGGCCGGCGGCAAGCCGATCGCCTTCAACCACTCGCCGTTCTACGCGCCGGTGCCGGAGCCGTCGATCAAGACGAGCGCCCAGGCGATGACGCTGGCGATGCTGAACGTGCTGGGTAAATAA
- the trpC gene encoding indole-3-glycerol phosphate synthase TrpC has protein sequence MSDILDKILAVKADEVAAARKHRDLYSLRNEVESDGDARRSLRGFEQALRAKIAAGQAGVIAEVKKASPSKGVLRADFQPAAIAQSYAEHGAACLSVLTDVNFFQGCADYLRQARAACALPILRKDFMVDLYQVYEARAMGADAILLIVAALDQGLMAELEACALELGMDVLVEVHDGAELDAALQLRTPLVGINNRNLRTFDVTLDTTLGLLAAIPPERLVVTESGILGPQDVQRMRDANVHAFLVGEAFMRAENPGQELARLFA, from the coding sequence ATGTCCGACATCCTCGACAAGATCCTGGCCGTAAAGGCCGACGAAGTGGCCGCTGCGCGCAAGCACCGCGATCTGTACAGCCTGCGTAATGAGGTGGAAAGCGATGGCGACGCGCGCCGCAGCCTGCGCGGCTTCGAGCAGGCGTTGCGCGCGAAAATCGCCGCAGGCCAGGCCGGCGTGATCGCCGAAGTCAAGAAAGCCTCACCATCGAAAGGCGTGCTGCGCGCCGACTTCCAGCCGGCCGCGATCGCGCAGAGCTACGCCGAACATGGCGCGGCATGCCTGTCGGTGCTGACCGACGTGAACTTCTTCCAAGGTTGCGCCGACTATCTGCGCCAGGCGCGCGCCGCCTGCGCGCTGCCGATCCTGCGCAAGGATTTCATGGTCGATCTGTACCAGGTCTATGAAGCACGCGCGATGGGCGCCGATGCGATCCTGCTGATCGTGGCAGCGCTCGACCAGGGCCTGATGGCCGAACTGGAAGCCTGCGCGCTGGAGCTGGGGATGGATGTGCTGGTCGAAGTGCACGACGGCGCAGAACTCGACGCCGCACTGCAACTGCGTACGCCGCTGGTGGGCATCAACAACCGCAACCTGCGCACGTTCGATGTCACGCTCGACACCACGCTCGGCCTGCTGGCAGCGATTCCGCCAGAGCGCCTGGTGGTGACCGAATCGGGCATCCTCGGCCCGCAGGATGTACAGCGCATGCGCGACGCCAACGTGCACGCGTTCCTCGTTGGCGAAGCCTTCATGCGCGCTGAAAACCCGGGTCAGGAACTGGCGCGCCTGTTTGCCTGA
- a CDS encoding alkylphosphonate utilization protein, with translation MHTLPPCPLCQSAYTYDDGAGQYVCPECAHEWPIAGAASTETARVYKDASGNILQDGDTVTVIKDLKPKGSGGVIKQGTKVKNIRLVDADHDIDCKIDGFGAMSLKTEFVRKV, from the coding sequence ATGCATACGCTTCCACCCTGCCCCCTCTGCCAATCGGCCTACACCTATGACGACGGCGCCGGCCAGTACGTCTGCCCGGAATGCGCGCACGAGTGGCCGATCGCGGGCGCAGCTAGCACCGAGACCGCGCGCGTCTACAAAGATGCGTCGGGCAACATCCTCCAGGACGGCGATACCGTTACCGTGATCAAGGACCTCAAGCCAAAGGGTTCGGGCGGCGTGATCAAGCAGGGCACCAAGGTCAAGAACATCCGCCTGGTCGACGCCGACCACGATATCGATTGCAAGATCGATGGCTTCGGCGCCATGAGCCTGAAGACGGAGTTCGTGCGCAAGGTGTAA
- a CDS encoding FAD-dependent monooxygenase, with the protein MTTPTTSTIRTDVCIVGNGAIAKTAALGFAQAGHSVTLLAPPARQAPAAATAPAVERPWDVRVYALNHTAHDLLSSLKVWDALDMARVAPVDAMDVHGDGADAGSLGFDAFGARVGTLAWIVEDQNLNGALNAALRFAHNVQRVEGRACELTCSDSGAAVRLEDGRRVECALLVGADGRESWVRGQCDIGVDYRMYHQSAIVTNFACDKPHHGVAHQWFTGSDGIIALLPLPGNRVSLVWSAPETLAATLMEESLGELAIRLGEYADDKLGTLRPLQPDAVAAVPLALIKPHAMVAPHVALVGDAAHAVHPLAGHGMNLGFGDIVDLLAIVRDREERRAIGDERVLARYARKRKEEVLLMQLATDGLERLFGANLEPLRVVRNVGLNLLNNMPALKRRLMAHAMGKSSI; encoded by the coding sequence ATGACCACGCCCACGACCTCCACCATCCGGACCGACGTCTGCATCGTCGGCAATGGCGCCATCGCCAAGACGGCAGCCCTCGGCTTCGCCCAGGCCGGCCACAGCGTGACGCTGCTGGCGCCGCCGGCCCGGCAGGCGCCCGCTGCAGCCACAGCACCGGCCGTCGAGCGACCGTGGGACGTGCGCGTGTATGCGCTCAACCACACGGCGCACGACCTGCTGTCGTCCCTGAAGGTATGGGATGCCCTCGACATGGCGCGCGTTGCCCCGGTCGATGCGATGGACGTGCACGGCGACGGCGCCGATGCTGGTAGCCTGGGCTTCGATGCCTTTGGCGCCCGGGTCGGCACGCTCGCGTGGATCGTCGAAGACCAGAACCTGAACGGCGCGCTCAATGCTGCGCTCCGCTTCGCGCACAATGTGCAGCGGGTCGAAGGCCGCGCCTGCGAGCTCACTTGCAGCGACAGCGGCGCCGCCGTGCGCCTCGAAGACGGGCGCCGTGTCGAGTGCGCGCTGCTGGTCGGCGCGGACGGACGCGAATCGTGGGTGCGCGGGCAGTGCGATATCGGCGTCGACTACCGCATGTATCACCAGAGCGCCATCGTCACCAACTTTGCCTGCGACAAGCCGCACCACGGCGTCGCGCACCAGTGGTTCACCGGCTCGGACGGCATCATCGCGCTGCTGCCGCTGCCGGGCAACCGCGTCTCGCTCGTGTGGTCGGCGCCGGAAACCCTGGCCGCCACGCTGATGGAAGAGTCGCTGGGCGAGCTGGCGATCCGGCTGGGCGAATACGCCGACGACAAACTGGGCACGCTGCGCCCGTTGCAGCCCGACGCCGTGGCCGCCGTGCCGCTGGCGCTGATCAAGCCGCATGCGATGGTGGCGCCGCACGTGGCGCTGGTGGGCGATGCGGCGCACGCCGTGCATCCGCTGGCCGGCCATGGCATGAACCTGGGGTTTGGCGACATCGTCGACCTGCTGGCCATCGTGCGTGACCGCGAAGAACGGCGCGCCATTGGTGATGAGCGGGTGCTGGCCCGCTATGCCCGCAAGCGCAAGGAAGAGGTGCTGCTGATGCAACTGGCCACCGATGGACTCGAACGTCTGTTCGGCGCGAACCTGGAACCACTGCGCGTGGTCCGGAATGTCGGCCTGAACCTGCTCAATAACATGCCGGCACTGAAGCGGCGCCTGATGGCCCATGCCATGGGCAAGTCATCAATCTGA